One window from the genome of Eucalyptus grandis isolate ANBG69807.140 chromosome 7, ASM1654582v1, whole genome shotgun sequence encodes:
- the LOC104452515 gene encoding L-ascorbate oxidase-like, whose protein sequence is MLNRPLQAHIQQLVMRSILNIPTGGLSLFLLIPRTARNAINPEYLHWRVVLGKTYHLNISSVTTHCTLSFQIEGHNLTVVEVDGHYVEPFVNQSLIIYSGKTYSVKIKADQDPSRNYLITTDIVGQNATATTPLGLAVRSYSPPTGPIRNGVTPQSVQSLGNKACQGNICGRTNVLVREAVLIPCLKLNNLRLCFPRGYKSEDIYYLLSKSSLFFLNL, encoded by the exons ATGCTGAATCGACCACTCCAAGCTCACATCCAACAGCTCGTGATGCGATCAATCCTGAATATCCCCACTGGAGGGTTATCCCTG TTTCTGCTGATTCCCAGGACGGCTCGTAATGCCATCAATCCTGAATATTTGCACTGGAGGGTCGTCCTTGGTAAAACGTATCACCTCAATATTTCGAGTGTGACCACTCATTGTACTCTCAGCTTTCAGATTGAG GGTCACAACCTTACTGTTGTTGAAGTGGATGGGCACTATGTAGAGCCATTTGTGAACCAAAGCCTGATCATCTACTCGGGTAAGACATACTCCGTCAAGATCAAAGCCGATCAAGATCCGTCGAGAAATTACTTGATCACGACCGACATTGTTGGCCAGAATGCCACTGCGACAACCCCTCTCGGTCTGGCCGTGCGCAGCTACTCCCCACCCACTGGCCCGATTCGGAATGGCGTCACACCACAGTCAGTTCAGAGCCTGGGGAACAAAGCCTGCCAAGGTAATATATGTGGCAGGACTAATGTCTTAGTTAGAGAGGCTGTTTTGATCCCTTGTTTGAAATTAAACAATTTGAGGTTATGTTTCCCTAGAGGATATAAGTCCGAGgatatttattatcttttaagcAAAAGTTCGCTCTTTTTCTTGAATCTTTGA
- the LOC120286443 gene encoding L-ascorbate oxidase-like: protein MQTVAGLHGLIDVLPPYGVAEPFAQDYDKSIILDDRYYKSYYDWVGEPESLLIPRKGKFDYAESTTPSSHPTARDAINLEHPHWRVAPGKTYRLNISSVTAQSALSFRIEDHNLTIVEADGHCIEPSLIVYSGKTYSVKIKAD, encoded by the exons ATGCAAACGGTGGCTGGACTGCATGGGTTGATTGATGTTTTGCCGCCGTACGGCGTGGCCGAGCCATTCGCTCAAGATTATGACAAGAGCATCATCCTCGATGACCGGTACTACAAAAGCTATTATGATTGGGTGGGAGAGCCTGAg TCCCTGCTGATTCCCAGGAAGGGAAAGTTTGATTACGCTGAATCGACCACTCCAAGCTCACATCCAACAGCTCGTGATGCGATCAATCTTGAACATCCCCACTGGAGGGTTGCCCCTGGTAAAACTTATCGCCTCAATATTTCAAGTGTGACTGCTCAATCTGCTCTCAGCTTTAGGATTGAG GATCACAACCTTACCATTGTTGAAGCAGACGGGCATTGTATAGAGCCAAGCTTGATCGTCTACTCGGGCAAGACATACTCTGTCAAGATCAAAGCCGATTAA
- the LOC104452514 gene encoding uncharacterized protein LOC104452514, translating to MHLTRFVAEAFGVVTICLVALLVLLGLLCTIYSFYFRSRTRSQDFIQLSYFTGPWVIRIIFIVFTIVWGFGEIVRLSLLRQKGKVLSSVSYKWQETFCEGYVVSNLGFAEPCLFLTLVFLLRAPLQKMESGILSRNWNGKTIGYILLYCFPVFVLQLIIILVGPSLSNVKSTGRTLPHYFTSAMKRTEGAAFCTYPLMSTIILGVLAFLLTAYLFWLGRRILKLVINKGLQKRVYVLIFSVSGFLPLRILLLGLSVLSKPEHVLFEALVFMAFLSLFCCAGVCIFLLVYCPVADSLALGKLNDLDVRRRVSDDQNETVSLIANLSHLEESGRMSPCRNSDSSTKRGSISFRTYGKDGPSTATFVELSLFSPSRDATPPASPPLLGWPMRASPQAQGPSSTRENQFCGDDN from the coding sequence ATGCACCTGACAAGATTTGTTGCCGAAGCATTCGGTGTGGTGACCATTTGTCTGGTTGCTCTCTTGGTTCTTCTGGGTTTGCTATGCACCATCTACTCGTTTTACTTCAGGTCTCGCACTCGTAGCCAGGACTTCATCCAACTCAGTTACTTTACGGGTCCGTGGGTCATCCGAATCATATTCATCGTGTTCACGATCGTGTGGGGTTTTGGTGAGATTGTCCGTTTAAGCTTGCTCAGACAGAAAGGGAAGGTGTTGAGCTCCGTTAGTTACAAATGGCAAGAAACTTTTTGCGAAGGTTATGTCGTCTCAAATCTTGGTTTTGCAGAACCTTGCTTGTTCCTCACTCTTGTGTTTCTCCTTCGGGCACCTTTGCAGAAGATGGAGTCAGGAATCTTAAGCAGAAACTGGAATGGAAAAACAATTGGTTATATTCTTCTCTACTGCTTCCCAGTTTTTGTTCTTCAGCTCATCATCATTCTAGTTGGACCAAGCTTAAGCAACGTTAAAAGTACTGGACGAACATTGCCGCATTACTTCACAAGTGCTATGAAGAGGACTGAAGGTGCTGCGTTTTGCACTTACCCTTTAATGAGTACCATTATTCTTGGGGTTCTTGCTTTTCTCCTAACTGCCTACTTATTTTGGCTTGGAAGGCGGATCCTAAAATTAGTCATTAATAAGGGTCTGCAGAAAAGAGTATACGTGCTGATATTCTCAGTTTCGGGTTTCCTTCCATTAAGGATCCTATTACTTGGTTTATCGGTTTTGTCTAAGCCAGAACATGTTCTTTTTGAAGCTCTTGTGTTCATGgcatttctttcccttttctgttGTGCTGGGGTGTGTATTTTCTTGCTGGTGTACTGCCCAGTGGCGGATTCTCTAGCATTGGGGAAGCTTAATGACTTGGATGTGAGAAGAAGAGTTAGTGATGATCAGAATGAGACTGTTTCACTCATTGCTAATCTGAGCCATCTTGAGGAAAGTGGTAGAATGAGCCCCTGCAGAAATTCTGACTCTTCGACCAAGCGTGGATCAATTTCTTTTCGGACTTATGGAAAGGATGGCCCATCAACGGCAACTTTCGTAGAGCTAAGTCTCTTCTCTCCTAGTCGAGATGCAACCCCCCCTGCTTCACCTCCACTACTTGGCTGGCCAATGCGTGCATCTCCACAGGCTCAGGGACCTTCAAGCACTcgtgaaaatcaattttgtggtgatgaCAACTGA